One genomic window of Citrobacter sp. Marseille-Q6884 includes the following:
- the hypC gene encoding hydrogenase 3 maturation protein HypC, whose translation MCIGVPGQIRTIEGNQAKVDVCGIQRDVDLTLVGSCDENGQPRLGQWVLVHVGFAMSIINEAEARDTLDALQNMFDVEPDVGALLYGEEK comes from the coding sequence ATGTGCATAGGTGTTCCGGGTCAAATCCGCACCATTGAAGGTAACCAGGCCAAGGTGGATGTTTGCGGCATTCAGCGCGACGTTGACCTGACGCTGGTCGGTAGCTGCGATGAAAATGGTCAGCCGCGTCTGGGCCAGTGGGTACTGGTTCACGTCGGCTTTGCCATGAGCATCATTAATGAAGCCGAAGCGCGCGACACGCTCGATGCGCTGCAAAACATGTTTGACGTTGAGCCGGATGTCGGCGCGTTGCTGTATGGCGAGGAAAAATAA
- the hypD gene encoding hydrogenase formation protein HypD: MRFVDEYRAPEQVMQLIEHLCERAAHLPYTAERPLRIMEVCGGHTHAIFKFGLDQLLPENVEFIHGPGCPVCVLPMGRIDSCVEIASHPDVIFCTFGDAMRVPGKQGSLLQAKARGADIRIVYSPMDALKLAQENPTRKVVFFGLGFETTMPTTAITLQQAKQRDVQNFYFFCQHITLIPTLRSLLEQPDNGIDAFLAPGHVSMVIGTDAYNFIASDFHRPLVVAGFEPLDLLQGVVMLIEQKIAAQSQVENQYRRVVPDAGNALAQQAIAEVFCVNGNSEWRGLGVIESSGVHLTPDYQRFDAEAHFQPAPQQVYDDPRARCGEVLTGRCKPHQCPLFGKTCNPETAFGALMVSSEGACAAWYQYRQQECEA; the protein is encoded by the coding sequence ATGCGTTTTGTTGACGAATATCGCGCACCAGAACAGGTGATGCAGTTAATTGAGCACCTGTGTGAACGTGCCGCTCACCTCCCCTATACGGCTGAACGTCCGCTGCGCATTATGGAAGTGTGCGGTGGTCATACTCACGCTATCTTCAAATTTGGTCTCGACCAACTACTGCCTGAAAACGTAGAGTTTATTCACGGCCCGGGCTGTCCGGTTTGCGTTCTGCCGATGGGCAGAATCGACAGCTGCGTAGAAATCGCCAGCCATCCAGACGTGATTTTCTGTACCTTTGGCGACGCGATGCGCGTACCGGGTAAACAAGGTTCACTGCTGCAGGCCAAAGCGCGTGGTGCGGATATCCGCATCGTCTACTCTCCGATGGATGCCCTGAAGCTGGCGCAAGAGAACCCGACACGCAAAGTCGTGTTCTTTGGTCTGGGTTTTGAAACCACCATGCCGACGACCGCGATCACCCTTCAGCAGGCAAAACAGCGCGACGTGCAGAACTTTTACTTTTTCTGCCAGCACATCACGCTTATTCCTACGCTGCGTAGCCTGCTGGAGCAGCCGGACAACGGTATCGACGCCTTCTTAGCCCCCGGTCACGTGAGTATGGTGATCGGTACCGATGCCTATAATTTCATCGCCTCAGATTTTCATCGCCCGTTAGTGGTCGCGGGTTTTGAACCGCTTGATCTGCTGCAAGGCGTCGTGATGCTGATTGAGCAGAAAATAGCGGCCCAAAGCCAGGTTGAGAACCAGTATCGCCGCGTCGTACCGGATGCCGGTAACGCCCTGGCGCAACAGGCCATCGCTGAAGTATTTTGCGTCAATGGCAACAGCGAATGGCGCGGTTTGGGTGTCATCGAATCCTCGGGGGTTCACCTGACGCCTGATTATCAGCGTTTTGATGCCGAAGCGCATTTCCAGCCTGCGCCGCAGCAGGTCTATGACGATCCTCGCGCCCGTTGCGGGGAAGTACTGACCGGCAGATGTAAGCCGCATCAGTGTCCATTATTTGGCAAAACCTGTAATCCAGAGACCGCGTTTGGCGCATTAATGGTCTCATCCGAAGGCGCATGTGCCGCCTGGTATCAGTATCGTCAGCAGGAGTGTGAAGCATGA
- the hypE gene encoding hydrogenase maturation carbamoyl dehydratase HypE encodes MNSVQLAHGSGGQAMQQLINSLFMEAFANPWLAEQEDQARLDLAQLVAEGDRLAFSTDSYVIDPLFFPGGNIGKLAICGTANDVAVSGAIPRYLSCGFILEEGLSMDTLKTVVNSMAATAREAGIAIVTGDTKVVQRGAADKLFINTAGMGAIPADIHWGAQTLSVGDVLLVSGTLGDHGATILNLREQLGLDGELVSDCAVLTPLIQTLRDIPGVKALRDATRGGVNAVTHEFAAACGYGIELSEAALPVKPAVRGVCELLGLDALNFANEGKLVIAVERQAAEAVLAALRAHPLGQDAALIGEVVERKGVRLAGLYGVKRTLDLPHAEPLPRIC; translated from the coding sequence ATGAACAGCGTACAACTCGCCCACGGTAGCGGCGGTCAGGCTATGCAGCAGTTGATCAACAGTCTGTTTATGGAAGCATTTGCGAATCCGTGGCTGGCGGAACAGGAAGATCAGGCACGTCTGGATCTGGCGCAACTGGTTGCTGAAGGCGACCGTCTGGCATTTTCAACTGACAGCTATGTCATCGACCCGCTGTTCTTCCCTGGCGGTAATATCGGTAAGCTGGCAATCTGCGGCACAGCCAACGATGTCGCGGTAAGCGGCGCGATTCCTCGCTACCTCTCCTGCGGATTTATCCTCGAAGAAGGCCTGTCGATGGATACGCTGAAAACCGTCGTCAACAGCATGGCGGCTACCGCGCGCGAAGCGGGCATTGCTATCGTGACCGGCGACACCAAGGTTGTGCAGCGCGGCGCAGCAGACAAGCTCTTCATTAACACCGCAGGTATGGGCGCGATTCCGGCCGATATTCACTGGGGCGCACAGACTCTGAGCGTCGGCGATGTGCTGCTGGTCAGCGGCACCCTTGGCGATCACGGCGCGACCATCCTGAACCTGCGCGAGCAGTTGGGACTGGATGGCGAACTGGTGAGCGATTGTGCGGTATTAACCCCACTGATTCAGACACTGCGAGATATTCCTGGCGTGAAAGCGCTGCGTGATGCTACACGTGGCGGCGTCAACGCGGTCACACATGAGTTCGCAGCAGCATGCGGCTATGGGATTGAGCTGTCAGAAGCGGCCCTGCCGGTGAAACCTGCAGTCCGCGGCGTCTGCGAACTGCTCGGTCTGGATGCGCTCAACTTCGCCAACGAAGGTAAACTGGTGATCGCGGTTGAACGTCAGGCAGCAGAAGCGGTACTTGCCGCACTGCGCGCGCACCCGTTAGGCCAGGATGCCGCCCTGATCGGCGAAGTTGTCGAACGCAAAGGCGTCCGACTTGCCGGGCTCTACGGCGTAAAACGCACCCTCGATTTACCACACGCCGAACCATTACCGCGTATATGCTGA
- the flhA gene encoding formate hydrogenlyase transcriptional activator FlhA codes for MSYTPMSDLGQQGLFDITRTLLQQPDLQSLSEALSQLVKRSALADCAAIVLWQAQTQRAHYFATRENGKPIDYEDETVLAHGPVRRILSRPDTLHCNYHEFTETWPQLASGGLYAEFGHYCLLPLAADGRIFGGCEFIRNEDRPWTEKEYNRLQTFTQIVGVVAEQIQSRVTNNVDYELLCRERDNFRILVAITNAVLSRLDVDELVSEVAKEIHHYFNIDDISIVLRSDRKNKLSIYSTHYLDEHHPAHEQSEVDEAGTLSERVFKSKEMLLINLNERDALAPYERMLFETWGNQIQTLCLLPLMSGNTMLGVLKLAQCEEKVFTTANLKLLRQIAERVAIAVDNALAYQEIHRLKERLVDENLALTEQLNNVDSEFGEIIGRSEAMYSVLKQVEMVAQSDSTVLILGETGTGKELIARAIHNLSGRNARRMVKMNCAAMPAGLLESDLFGHERGAFTGASAQRIGRFELADKSSLFLDEVGDMPLELQPKLLRVLQEQEFERLGSNKLIQTDVRLIAATNRDLKKMVADREFRNDLYYRLNVFPIHLPPLRERPEDIPLLVKAFTFKIARRMGRNIDSIPAEALRTLSSMEWPGNVRELENVVERAVLLTRGNVLQLSLPDVANLTPSDPPVATEVAQEGEDEYQLIMRVLKETNGVVAGPKGAAQRLGLKRTTLLSRMKRLGIDKDALV; via the coding sequence ATGTCGTATACACCGATGAGTGACCTCGGACAGCAAGGCTTGTTCGATATTACTCGTACATTATTACAGCAGCCCGATCTTCAGTCTCTCAGTGAGGCGCTTTCGCAACTGGTCAAGCGTTCGGCGCTGGCCGATTGCGCGGCTATTGTGTTATGGCAGGCGCAGACGCAGCGTGCGCATTATTTCGCGACGCGTGAAAATGGTAAGCCCATCGATTATGAAGACGAAACCGTACTGGCGCACGGACCGGTGCGCCGCATTTTGTCTCGTCCCGATACGCTACATTGCAACTACCATGAGTTCACCGAAACCTGGCCGCAGCTGGCGTCCGGCGGCTTGTACGCTGAATTTGGACACTACTGCCTGCTACCGCTGGCGGCCGATGGACGGATCTTTGGCGGCTGTGAATTCATCCGCAATGAAGACCGCCCGTGGACGGAAAAAGAGTACAACCGGCTGCAGACTTTTACGCAGATCGTCGGTGTCGTTGCGGAGCAAATTCAGAGCCGGGTAACGAACAACGTCGATTACGAACTGTTATGCCGCGAGCGCGACAACTTTCGCATCCTGGTCGCCATCACCAACGCCGTGCTCTCCCGCCTGGACGTTGATGAGCTGGTCAGCGAAGTCGCCAAAGAGATCCACCACTACTTCAATATTGATGACATCAGCATCGTGCTGCGCAGCGATCGCAAAAATAAGCTGAGCATTTACTCCACCCACTATCTGGATGAGCATCATCCGGCACATGAACAAAGTGAAGTGGACGAAGCCGGCACGCTCTCTGAACGGGTATTCAAAAGCAAAGAGATGCTGCTGATTAACCTGAACGAACGCGATGCGCTTGCGCCTTACGAACGTATGCTGTTCGAAACCTGGGGCAACCAGATACAAACGCTGTGCCTGCTGCCGCTGATGTCCGGCAATACGATGCTTGGCGTCCTCAAGCTGGCGCAGTGTGAAGAGAAAGTCTTCACCACCGCCAACCTCAAATTGTTGCGCCAGATTGCCGAACGCGTGGCGATTGCCGTCGATAACGCCCTCGCCTATCAGGAGATCCACCGCCTGAAAGAGCGGCTGGTCGATGAAAACCTGGCGCTGACCGAACAACTCAACAACGTAGACAGTGAGTTTGGCGAGATCATTGGTCGCAGCGAAGCGATGTACAGCGTCCTCAAACAGGTCGAGATGGTGGCGCAAAGCGACAGCACTGTCCTGATTCTGGGTGAGACCGGAACAGGTAAAGAACTGATAGCCCGGGCCATTCACAATCTGAGCGGACGTAATGCCCGCCGGATGGTGAAGATGAACTGCGCAGCCATGCCTGCCGGATTACTGGAAAGCGATCTGTTTGGCCATGAACGCGGTGCGTTTACCGGCGCCAGCGCTCAGCGAATTGGTCGTTTCGAGCTGGCGGATAAAAGCTCGCTGTTCCTCGACGAAGTGGGCGATATGCCGCTGGAATTGCAGCCAAAACTGCTGCGCGTTCTCCAGGAACAGGAATTTGAACGGCTGGGCAGTAACAAGCTGATCCAGACGGATGTCCGCCTGATCGCCGCCACCAACCGGGATCTGAAAAAAATGGTGGCAGATCGCGAGTTCCGTAACGATCTGTACTATCGTCTGAACGTCTTCCCGATCCATTTGCCGCCGCTGCGTGAGCGCCCGGAAGATATTCCCCTGCTGGTGAAAGCCTTCACCTTTAAAATCGCCCGCCGGATGGGACGTAACATCGACAGTATTCCTGCGGAAGCGCTGCGAACGCTGAGCAGTATGGAATGGCCGGGGAACGTGCGCGAACTGGAAAACGTCGTGGAGCGTGCGGTTCTGCTGACGCGAGGCAACGTGCTGCAACTCTCGCTGCCTGATGTCGCCAACCTGACTCCTTCCGATCCCCCGGTGGCAACAGAAGTCGCACAAGAGGGTGAGGACGAATACCAGCTCATTATGCGCGTACTGAAAGAGACTAACGGCGTTGTCGCCGGTCCCAAAGGCGCGGCGCAGCGCCTGGGTCTGAAGCGCACCACCCTGCTTTCACGTATGAAGCGACTGGGTATTGATAAAGATGCGCTGGTTTAA
- a CDS encoding molybdopterin-binding protein, protein MAVSARNQLTGTVSAVATGAVNDEVELTLAGGAKLVAIVTHSSQQALGLANGKEAIALIKAPWVTLATEDCGLNFSARNQFAGSVSQVTEGAVNATVHIKTDAGFDIVAVITNESQQEMKLSQGSRVIALIKASAILIATKA, encoded by the coding sequence ATGGCGGTATCAGCACGTAATCAACTCACCGGTACGGTAAGTGCGGTTGCCACTGGCGCAGTGAATGATGAAGTTGAACTGACGCTGGCAGGCGGTGCAAAACTGGTCGCGATTGTTACCCATAGCAGCCAACAGGCGCTGGGTCTGGCAAACGGAAAAGAAGCGATTGCCCTGATCAAAGCACCGTGGGTCACGCTGGCAACGGAAGACTGTGGGCTGAACTTCTCAGCCCGTAACCAGTTTGCTGGCAGCGTTTCTCAGGTTACTGAAGGTGCAGTCAACGCGACGGTACACATCAAGACAGATGCCGGTTTTGACATCGTTGCCGTGATCACTAACGAGAGTCAGCAAGAAATGAAACTGAGCCAGGGCAGCCGCGTCATTGCGCTGATCAAGGCCTCAGCGATTCTGATTGCCACCAAAGCATAA
- a CDS encoding nitrous oxide-stimulated promoter family protein translates to MSGKRIAREKMTIQKMISLYENQCPQASKEPGHYDALFSYAQKRLDKCVFGEEKPACKQCPVHCYQPAKREEMKQIMRWAGPRMLWRHPILTVRHLIDDKRPVPELPEKYQRKK, encoded by the coding sequence ATGTCTGGCAAACGTATTGCACGTGAAAAAATGACGATCCAGAAAATGATCTCGCTATACGAAAACCAGTGTCCGCAGGCTTCGAAGGAGCCTGGGCATTACGACGCGTTATTTAGTTATGCGCAAAAACGCCTGGATAAGTGTGTGTTTGGCGAAGAAAAACCCGCGTGCAAACAGTGCCCGGTACACTGTTATCAACCGGCGAAGCGTGAAGAGATGAAGCAGATTATGCGCTGGGCGGGGCCGAGAATGCTCTGGCGCCATCCGATTTTGACTGTGCGTCATTTGATTGATGACAAACGCCCGGTCCCGGAATTGCCCGAGAAGTATCAGCGCAAAAAATAA
- the sitA gene encoding iron/manganese ABC transporter substrate-binding protein SitA: MPHLTRLKSFLLASVLTALTLSPAFAKEKFKVITTFTVIADMASNVAGDAAEVSSITKPGAEIHEYQPTPGDIKRAQGAQLILSNGLNLELWFARFYQHLSGVPEVMVSDGVKPMGISEGPYNGKPNPHAWMSAENALIYVDNIRNALMKYDPDNAATYQKNAENYKAKIRQTLDPLHAALAKIPADKRWLVTSEGAFSYLARDNDLKELYLWPINADQQGTPKQVRKVIDAIRAHQIPTVFSESTVSDKPARQVARESGAHYGGVLYVDSLSAADGPVPTYLDLLRVTTETIVSGINDGLRSQK, translated from the coding sequence ATGCCGCACCTGACCCGTCTGAAGTCATTTCTTCTTGCCAGCGTACTGACGGCACTCACGCTGTCGCCTGCCTTTGCGAAAGAAAAGTTTAAGGTGATTACCACCTTTACGGTGATTGCCGATATGGCGAGCAACGTGGCGGGTGACGCGGCCGAGGTCAGTTCAATCACGAAACCCGGTGCGGAAATTCACGAATATCAACCCACGCCGGGGGATATTAAACGGGCGCAGGGCGCACAGCTTATTCTCTCCAACGGCCTTAACCTGGAGTTGTGGTTTGCCCGTTTCTATCAGCATTTATCCGGCGTACCGGAAGTGATGGTTTCGGATGGGGTAAAACCGATGGGCATCAGCGAAGGCCCTTACAACGGAAAACCCAACCCACATGCCTGGATGTCGGCAGAAAATGCCCTGATCTACGTCGATAACATTCGCAACGCGTTGATGAAGTACGACCCGGACAACGCCGCCACCTACCAGAAAAATGCAGAGAACTATAAAGCGAAGATTCGTCAGACGCTCGATCCCCTGCACGCCGCGCTGGCGAAAATCCCGGCGGATAAACGCTGGCTGGTCACCAGCGAAGGCGCATTCTCCTATCTGGCGCGCGATAACGATCTGAAAGAGCTGTATCTGTGGCCGATCAATGCCGATCAGCAAGGCACACCGAAACAGGTACGCAAAGTGATCGATGCGATCAGAGCGCATCAGATCCCAACGGTATTTAGCGAAAGCACGGTTTCCGATAAGCCGGCGCGTCAGGTAGCCCGGGAGTCCGGCGCACATTATGGCGGCGTATTGTACGTCGATTCCCTGAGCGCGGCCGATGGCCCGGTACCGACCTATCTGGATTTACTGCGCGTCACGACGGAAACCATCGTCAGCGGCATTAACGACGGCCTGAGGAGTCAAAAATGA